A section of the Humulus lupulus chromosome 2, drHumLupu1.1, whole genome shotgun sequence genome encodes:
- the LOC133818396 gene encoding GCN5-related N-acetyltransferase 9, with product MGVSLVGKKVILVPYMAEHVPKYHEWMQDPAMLQATGSEPLTLDQEYQMQLSWNQDPYKKTFIVLEKHSVVGEFFHGDPHVEAMVGDVNIYMNDPDDPQMAEIEIMIAESKCRGKGIGKESVLIMMAFAIKNLGIHIFRAKIGDSNTPSLTMFRKLGFEEISHSEIFQEVTLELKLTEAKSIELLRLMDDVVTHS from the exons ATGGGAGTTAGTCTGGTGGGAAAGAAGGTGATTCTGGTTCCATACATGGCAGAACACGTGCCAAAATACCACGAATGGATGCAAGACCCAGCTATGCTACAAGCCACTGGATCCGAGCCCCTCACTCTTGATCAGGAGTACCAGATGCAGCTCTCATGGAACCAAGACCCCTACA aaaaAACTTTCATTGTATTGGAGAAGCATTCGGTTGTGGGGGAGTTTTTTCATGGAGATCCTCATGTTGAAG CCATGGTGGGTGATGTGAATATCTATATGAATGACCCAGATGATCCTCAAATGGCAGAGATTGAAATAATGATAGCCGAATCCAAATG CCGTGGTAAAGGAATTGGAAAGGAATCAGTTTTAATCATGATGGCATTTGCAATTAAGAACTTGGGGATCCACATCTTTCGAGCCAAAATTGGAGACTCAAATACACCATCCCTTACTATGTTCCGAAAATTG GGTTTTGAAGAGATCTCCCATAGTGAAATCTTCCAAGAG GTGACTTTAGAGCTAAAATTAACAGAGGCCAAGAGCATTGAGCTGTTACGTCTGATGGATGATGTGGTTACACATTCGTAG
- the LOC133818397 gene encoding cytochrome b561 and DOMON domain-containing protein At5g47530-like, with the protein MATMSTQFLIICLLIPQVLTSLAQTCSNHTFSDNKLFTSCRDLPMLQAHLHWNYIPSTKSVHVAYRAVQESTGWIAWAINPTGKGMVGSQAIVAFHSSNGSITAYPTAITSYSPSMQPSSLSFQVSNISAEYTKGEMTIFAVVGPLAKGTSANLVWQAGTSVLNDIPQGHPTSGPNVQSMDTVDFHSD; encoded by the coding sequence ATGGCTACAATGTCAACACAATTCTTAATAATCTGCCTTCTTATTCCTCAAGTGCTTACTTCTTTAGCTCAAACCTGCTCAAATCATACCTTCTCAGACAACAAACTGTTCACTTCTTGCAGGGACCTTCCAATGCTACAAGCTCACCTCCACTGGAACTATATACCATCCACCAAAAGTGTCCATGTTGCTTACAGAGCTGTTCAAGAATCTACAGGATGGATTGCTTGGGCTATAAACCCAACTGGAAAGGGCATGGTTGGATCACAGGCCATTGTCGCCTTTCACAGTTCTAATGGGAGCATAACTGCCTATCCAACAGCCATAACCAGTTACAGCCCTTCTATGCAGCCAAGTTCTCTTAGTTTTCAAGTTTCAAACATCTCTGCAGAATATACCAAAGGTGAGATGACTATCTTTGCTGTTGTTGGTCCATTAGCTAAAGGAACCTCTGCCAACCTTGTCTGGCAGGCCGGAACTTCAGTTTTGAATGACATCCCTCAGGGCCACCCAACCTCAGGGCCAAATGTTCAATCAATGGACACAGTTGATTTTCATTCAGACTAA